The Pseudomonas azotoformans genome has a segment encoding these proteins:
- the nusA gene encoding transcription termination factor NusA gives MSKEVLLVVESVSNEKGVPANVIFEALELALATATKKRFEDEVDLRVEINRHTGAYETFRRWTVVEEADLDDPAIETWPSKVAQTHPGAKVGDVVEEKIESIEFGRIAAQTAKQVIVQKVREAERAQVVDAYRERLGEIISGTVKKVTRDNVIVDLGNNAEALLAREDIISRETFRVGVRLRALLKEIRTENRGPQLILSRTAPEMLIELFRIEVPEIAEGLIEVMAASRDPGSRAKIAVRSKDKRIDPQGACIGMRGSRVQAVSGELGGERVDIVLWDDNPAQFVINAMSPAEVAAIIVDEDAHAMDIAVGADNLAQAIGRGGQNVRLASQLTGWTLNVMTESDIQAKQQAETGDILRNFIEELEVDEDLAQVLVDEGFTSLEEIAYVPLEEMLNIDGFDEDTVNELRARAKDRLLTKAIATEEKLADAHPAEDLLSLEGMDKDLAMELAVRGVITREDLAEQSIDDLLDIDGIDDDRAGKLIMAARAHWFE, from the coding sequence ATGAGCAAAGAAGTACTGCTGGTTGTTGAGTCGGTATCCAATGAAAAGGGCGTACCGGCAAACGTGATTTTTGAAGCGCTGGAGCTGGCCCTGGCCACTGCTACCAAAAAGCGTTTTGAAGACGAAGTTGATCTGCGTGTGGAAATCAACCGCCACACCGGTGCCTATGAGACTTTCCGTCGCTGGACGGTCGTCGAAGAAGCCGATCTTGATGATCCGGCCATCGAAACCTGGCCAAGCAAGGTTGCGCAAACGCATCCTGGTGCCAAGGTCGGTGATGTCGTCGAAGAAAAGATCGAATCGATCGAATTCGGCCGTATTGCTGCACAGACCGCCAAACAGGTCATCGTGCAGAAGGTTCGCGAAGCCGAGCGCGCTCAAGTCGTTGACGCTTATCGCGAGCGCCTGGGTGAAATCATCTCCGGCACCGTGAAAAAAGTCACCCGCGACAACGTGATCGTCGACCTGGGCAACAACGCCGAAGCGTTACTGGCCCGCGAAGACATCATTTCTCGCGAAACCTTCCGTGTCGGCGTGCGCCTGCGTGCGCTGCTCAAGGAAATCCGCACCGAGAACCGCGGCCCTCAGTTGATCCTGTCGCGTACCGCGCCGGAAATGCTGATCGAGCTGTTCCGTATCGAAGTGCCGGAAATCGCCGAAGGCCTTATCGAAGTCATGGCTGCGTCCCGCGACCCGGGTTCGCGCGCCAAGATCGCGGTTCGCTCCAAGGACAAACGCATCGACCCGCAAGGCGCTTGCATCGGTATGCGCGGTTCGCGCGTCCAGGCAGTGTCGGGCGAATTGGGCGGTGAGCGTGTGGACATCGTCCTGTGGGACGATAACCCGGCGCAGTTCGTGATCAACGCCATGTCGCCGGCTGAAGTGGCGGCAATTATCGTTGACGAAGATGCCCATGCAATGGACATCGCCGTTGGCGCAGACAATCTGGCTCAGGCCATTGGTCGTGGTGGTCAGAACGTGCGTCTGGCCAGCCAACTGACCGGTTGGACCCTGAACGTGATGACCGAATCGGACATCCAGGCTAAGCAGCAAGCTGAAACCGGTGACATCCTGCGCAACTTCATCGAAGAGCTTGAAGTCGATGAAGACCTGGCACAGGTGCTGGTAGATGAAGGCTTCACCAGCCTGGAAGAGATTGCCTACGTACCGTTGGAAGAAATGCTCAACATCGACGGCTTTGACGAAGACACCGTCAACGAGCTTCGCGCTCGGGCCAAGGATCGTTTGTTGACTAAAGCCATCGCTACTGAGGAAAAGCTGGCAGACGCCCATCCGGCCGAAGACCTGCTCTCGCTTGAGGGTATGGACAAGGATTTGGCGATGGAACTGGCGGTGCGCGGCGTAATTACCCGCGAAGACCTGGCCGAGCAGTCTATTGACGATCTGCTCGACATCGACGGCATTGACGATGATCGTGCCGGCAAGTTGATCATGGCCGCCCGAGCCCATTGGTTCGAGTAA
- the rimP gene encoding ribosome maturation factor RimP — MSSKLEELQALLAPVVVALGYECWGIEFSAQGRHSMLRVYIDKEGGVLVDDCAIVSRQISGVLDVEDPISVEYTLEVSSPGMERPLFTIDQFAKFAGEQVKIKLRSPFEGRRNFQGLLRGVEEQDVVVQVEDHEFLLPIDMIDKANIIPSFD; from the coding sequence GTGTCGAGCAAGCTAGAAGAGTTGCAGGCCTTGCTGGCCCCGGTGGTCGTGGCCCTAGGCTATGAATGCTGGGGTATTGAGTTTTCGGCTCAAGGTCGCCACTCAATGTTGCGCGTTTATATCGATAAAGAGGGCGGCGTGCTGGTGGACGATTGTGCCATTGTCAGCCGTCAGATCAGCGGTGTGCTGGATGTTGAAGATCCGATCTCCGTTGAATACACCCTCGAAGTTTCCTCGCCTGGCATGGAACGCCCACTGTTCACTATTGATCAGTTTGCAAAATTTGCCGGTGAACAAGTGAAGATCAAGCTGCGATCTCCCTTTGAAGGGCGACGCAACTTTCAGGGCCTTCTGCGCGGTGTAGAAGAACAGGATGTCGTGGTGCAGGTAGAAGACCATGAGTTCCTGTTGCCGATCGATATGATCGACAAGGCCAACATTATTCCCAGTTTTGACTGA
- the secG gene encoding preprotein translocase subunit SecG has product MLETVVVVFHLLAALGVVALVLLQQGKGADAGASFGAGASNTVFGSQGSSTFLSKFTAILAAGFFITSLGLGYFAKEKAHVLTQVGLPNPAVLEVPKAKPASDDVPVLQEQKSATPATDVPPAQEQK; this is encoded by the coding sequence ATGCTGGAAACAGTCGTAGTCGTTTTTCATCTGTTGGCTGCCCTGGGCGTAGTTGCCCTGGTTTTGTTGCAACAGGGTAAAGGTGCGGATGCTGGTGCGTCTTTCGGTGCAGGTGCTTCAAATACTGTGTTCGGAAGCCAAGGTTCCTCTACCTTTCTTAGTAAGTTTACTGCTATACTTGCCGCCGGTTTCTTCATAACCAGCTTGGGGTTAGGTTACTTTGCTAAAGAGAAAGCTCATGTGCTGACTCAAGTAGGTCTCCCAAACCCAGCAGTGTTGGAAGTACCAAAAGCAAAACCGGCTTCTGATGATGTCCCGGTGCTTCAAGAGCAAAAGTCGGCTACTCCAGCGACTGACGTACCTCCAGCTCAAGAGCAGAAGTAA
- the tpiA gene encoding triose-phosphate isomerase, producing the protein MRRTMVAGNWKMHGTRASVAELINGLRHLALPSGVDVAVFPPCLHINQVVDGLKGKSIQVGAQNSAVEPMQGALTGEISPSQLVDAGCSYVLVGHSERRQMMGERDGTLNRKFAAAQACGLIPVLCIGETLEQRESGKTLEVVSRQLGSIIEELGVGAFAKAVIAYEPVWAIGTGLTATPQQAQDVHAAIRAQLAAENSEVAQGVRLLYGGSVKAANAVELFGMPDIDGGLIGGASLNADEFGAICRAAGN; encoded by the coding sequence ATGCGTCGCACTATGGTAGCTGGTAACTGGAAGATGCACGGTACCCGCGCCAGTGTCGCTGAGCTGATCAATGGCCTTCGTCACTTGGCCTTGCCGAGCGGTGTTGATGTTGCGGTGTTCCCGCCTTGCTTGCATATCAACCAAGTGGTTGATGGCCTGAAAGGCAAGTCGATCCAGGTCGGCGCGCAGAACTCTGCGGTGGAGCCGATGCAAGGTGCATTGACCGGTGAGATTTCGCCGAGTCAGTTGGTCGATGCGGGTTGTTCCTATGTGCTTGTCGGGCACTCCGAGCGCCGTCAGATGATGGGCGAGCGTGATGGGACACTCAATCGCAAGTTCGCAGCAGCACAGGCTTGTGGCTTGATTCCGGTGTTGTGCATAGGGGAGACCCTGGAGCAGCGCGAATCAGGCAAGACTCTTGAAGTTGTCTCGCGTCAGCTGGGCAGCATCATCGAAGAGCTGGGTGTTGGTGCGTTTGCAAAGGCAGTAATTGCTTACGAGCCGGTCTGGGCCATTGGCACCGGGCTGACTGCTACACCGCAACAGGCGCAGGATGTGCACGCAGCCATCCGCGCGCAGTTGGCGGCAGAGAATTCTGAAGTCGCACAAGGTGTGCGTCTTCTATACGGCGGCAGCGTGAAGGCGGCCAATGCGGTCGAACTGTTCGGCATGCCGGATATCGATGGGGGGCTCATTGGTGGAGCTTCCCTGAATGCAGATGAGTTCGGTGCGATCTGTCGCGCCGCGGGAAACTGA
- the glmM gene encoding phosphoglucosamine mutase has protein sequence MTKKYFGTDGIRGRVGEFPITPDFMLKLGWAAGMAFRSMGACRILVGKDTRISGYMFESALEAGLSAAGADVMLLGPMPTPAIAYLTRTFHAEAGIVISASHNPHDDNGIKFFSGQGTKLPDEIELMIEELLDAPMTVVESSKLGKVSRINDASGRYIEFCKSSVPSSTNFAGLKIVVDCAHGATYKVAPSVFKELGADVTVLSAQPNGLNINENCGSTHMEQLQAAVLAEHADLGIAFDGDGDRVLMVDHTGAIVDGDDLLFIIARDMHERNKLQGGVVGTLMSNLGLELALADLGIPFVRANVGDRYVIAELLERNWQVGGENSGHVVCFQHTTTGDAIIAALQVLLSLRRREESLAQARQALRKCPQVLLNVRFGGGENPIEHPAVKEACERVTLAMAGRGRVLLRKSGTEPLVRVMVEGDDETQVRGHAEDLAKLVTEVCA, from the coding sequence ATGACTAAAAAATACTTTGGCACCGACGGTATCCGTGGTCGGGTCGGCGAATTTCCGATTACTCCTGATTTCATGCTCAAGCTGGGGTGGGCGGCGGGTATGGCGTTCCGCAGCATGGGCGCTTGCCGCATCCTGGTGGGCAAGGACACCCGTATTTCCGGGTACATGTTTGAGTCGGCGCTGGAGGCGGGCCTGTCTGCCGCAGGCGCGGATGTCATGTTGCTGGGGCCGATGCCGACGCCGGCGATCGCTTACCTGACGCGTACCTTTCACGCTGAAGCCGGTATTGTGATCAGCGCCTCGCACAATCCCCACGATGACAACGGCATTAAATTCTTCTCAGGGCAGGGCACCAAGCTGCCTGACGAGATTGAGTTGATGATCGAAGAGTTGCTGGATGCACCGATGACGGTGGTTGAATCCAGTAAGTTAGGCAAGGTGTCGCGTATCAACGACGCCTCCGGTCGCTATATCGAGTTCTGCAAGAGCAGTGTGCCGAGCAGCACCAATTTTGCCGGTCTGAAGATTGTGGTCGATTGCGCCCACGGTGCGACCTACAAAGTCGCGCCGAGCGTGTTCAAGGAGTTGGGCGCAGACGTGACGGTGCTGTCGGCGCAGCCGAACGGGCTTAACATCAACGAAAACTGCGGTTCCACCCATATGGAGCAACTGCAGGCCGCCGTCCTGGCCGAGCATGCCGACTTGGGTATTGCTTTCGACGGCGACGGTGACCGTGTGCTGATGGTGGATCACACGGGCGCGATTGTTGATGGTGATGACCTGTTGTTCATCATTGCGCGTGATATGCACGAGCGTAACAAGCTGCAGGGTGGTGTTGTTGGTACGCTGATGAGCAACCTTGGCCTGGAGCTGGCCTTGGCGGACTTGGGTATTCCCTTCGTGCGCGCCAATGTCGGTGATCGCTATGTGATCGCCGAGCTGCTTGAGCGTAACTGGCAGGTGGGGGGTGAGAACTCCGGGCACGTAGTCTGCTTCCAGCACACCACCACAGGTGACGCGATCATCGCTGCGTTGCAGGTTCTGCTGTCCTTGCGTCGTCGCGAAGAGAGTCTGGCCCAAGCGCGCCAGGCGCTGCGCAAATGTCCGCAAGTGCTGCTCAATGTGCGTTTTGGCGGCGGCGAAAACCCGATCGAGCACCCGGCTGTCAAAGAGGCGTGCGAGCGCGTAACCCTTGCTATGGCGGGGCGTGGTCGCGTGTTGTTGCGAAAGTCCGGCACAGAGCCTCTGGTGCGCGTCATGGTCGAAGGCGATGACGAAACACAGGTTCGCGGCCATGCCGAAGACCTGGCAAAACTGGTAACTGAAGTTTGCGCCTGA
- the folP gene encoding dihydropteroate synthase: protein MTSVLSSTRLPCGNRVLDLAHTHVMGILNVTPDSFSDGGRFSQLDAALRHAEAMVAAGATLIDVGGESTRPGARVVSPLEELERVAPIVERIARELDVIISVDTSTPAVMRETARLGAGLINDVRSLQRDGALDAAAATGLPVCLMHMLGEPGNMQDSPHYDDLVGEVSGFLAERVSQCVVAGIAEEKIILDPGFGFAKTLQHNLSLFKHMESLHALGRPLLVGVSRKSMIGQALNRPVGERLYGGLALAALAVTKGARILRVHDVAEIVDVVRMIAAVESAE, encoded by the coding sequence ATGACTTCTGTGTTGTCCTCCACCCGGTTGCCTTGCGGCAACCGGGTTCTTGATTTGGCCCATACGCATGTAATGGGTATCCTCAATGTCACTCCCGATTCCTTTTCCGATGGCGGCCGTTTCAGTCAGCTCGATGCAGCCTTGCGTCATGCTGAAGCCATGGTTGCGGCGGGAGCGACCCTGATTGATGTCGGTGGCGAATCGACTCGACCTGGCGCTCGCGTTGTCTCTCCCTTGGAAGAGTTGGAGCGGGTGGCGCCGATCGTCGAGCGTATCGCGCGTGAGCTGGATGTGATCATCTCGGTTGATACGTCGACACCGGCCGTGATGCGCGAAACTGCGCGCCTTGGGGCGGGGCTGATCAACGATGTTCGCTCGCTTCAGCGCGACGGAGCGCTTGATGCGGCTGCGGCGACAGGTCTGCCGGTTTGCTTGATGCATATGCTGGGTGAGCCCGGCAACATGCAGGACAGCCCTCACTATGATGATCTCGTCGGCGAAGTCAGCGGTTTTCTCGCTGAGCGCGTCTCTCAGTGTGTTGTCGCGGGGATTGCTGAGGAAAAAATCATCCTCGATCCCGGCTTCGGCTTCGCCAAGACCTTGCAGCACAACCTAAGCCTGTTCAAGCATATGGAATCCCTGCATGCCCTTGGTCGTCCCCTATTGGTGGGCGTTTCGCGCAAGAGCATGATAGGGCAGGCCTTGAATCGTCCAGTAGGTGAGCGGCTGTATGGCGGCCTTGCACTGGCTGCGCTGGCGGTGACCAAAGGTGCGCGTATCTTGAGGGTGCATGATGTCGCCGAGATCGTGGATGTAGTGCGTATGATTGCCGCTGTAGAATCAGCCGAATAA
- the ftsH gene encoding ATP-dependent zinc metalloprotease FtsH: MAKNLILWLIIAAVLVTVMNNFSSPNEPQTLNYSDFIQQVKDGKVERVAVDGYVITGKRNDGDSFKTIRPAIQDNGLIGDLVDNHVVVEGKQPEQQSIWTQLLVASFPILVIIAVFMFFMRQMQGGAGGKGGPMSFGKSKARLLSEDQVKTTLADVAGCDEAKEEVGELVEFLRDPGKFQRLGGRIPRGVLMVGPPGTGKTLLAKAIAGEAKVPFFTISGSDFVEMFVGVGASRVRDMFEQAKKHAPCIIFIDEIDAVGRHRGAGMGGGHDEREQTLNQLLVEMDGFEMNDGIIVIAATNRPDVLDPALLRPGRFDRQVVVGLPDIRGREQILKVHMRKVPMGDDVAPAVIARGTPGFSGADLANLVNEASLFAARTGKRIVEMKEFELAKDKIMMGAERKSMVMSEKEKQNTAYHEAGHAIVGRVVPEHDPVYKVSIIPRGRALGVTMFLPEEDRYSLSKRALISQICSLYGGRIAEEMTLGFDGVTTGASNDIMRASQIARNMVTKWGLSEKLGPLMYAEEEGEVFLGRGGGGQSASFSGETAKLIDSEVRSIIDQCYGTAKQILTDNRDKLDAMADALMKYETIDADQIDDIMAGRAPREPRDWEGGSGTSGTPPVVQNERPETPIGGPAADV, translated from the coding sequence ATGGCAAAGAATCTGATCCTGTGGTTGATCATCGCGGCTGTCCTGGTGACGGTGATGAACAACTTCTCCAGCCCTAACGAGCCGCAGACCCTCAACTATTCCGACTTCATCCAGCAAGTTAAGGATGGCAAGGTCGAGCGCGTAGCGGTTGATGGCTACGTGATCACCGGCAAACGCAACGATGGCGACAGCTTCAAGACCATTCGTCCGGCGATCCAGGACAACGGTCTGATCGGCGACCTGGTGGATAACCACGTGGTGGTCGAAGGCAAGCAGCCTGAGCAGCAAAGCATCTGGACCCAATTGTTGGTTGCCAGCTTCCCGATCCTGGTGATCATCGCCGTGTTCATGTTCTTCATGCGCCAGATGCAAGGCGGTGCAGGGGGCAAGGGCGGGCCTATGAGCTTCGGCAAGAGCAAGGCACGCCTGCTCTCCGAAGATCAGGTGAAAACCACCCTGGCTGACGTTGCCGGTTGCGACGAAGCCAAGGAAGAAGTGGGCGAGCTGGTCGAGTTCCTGCGTGATCCAGGCAAGTTCCAGCGCCTGGGTGGCCGCATTCCTCGCGGTGTACTGATGGTCGGTCCTCCGGGTACCGGTAAAACTTTGCTGGCCAAGGCAATTGCCGGCGAAGCCAAGGTGCCTTTCTTCACCATTTCCGGTTCTGACTTCGTCGAGATGTTTGTCGGTGTAGGCGCCAGCCGTGTTCGCGATATGTTCGAACAGGCTAAAAAGCATGCACCATGCATCATCTTCATCGACGAAATCGACGCCGTTGGTCGCCATCGTGGCGCCGGCATGGGCGGTGGTCATGATGAGCGTGAGCAGACTCTTAACCAGTTGCTGGTTGAGATGGACGGCTTCGAAATGAATGACGGCATCATCGTGATTGCTGCAACCAACCGTCCGGATGTACTGGACCCTGCGTTGCTGCGTCCGGGCCGTTTCGACCGTCAGGTTGTGGTTGGCTTGCCGGATATCCGTGGTCGCGAACAGATCCTGAAAGTACACATGCGCAAAGTGCCAATGGGCGACGACGTGGCTCCGGCCGTGATTGCCCGTGGTACGCCTGGCTTCTCCGGTGCGGACCTGGCCAACCTGGTCAACGAGGCTTCGCTGTTTGCGGCTCGTACCGGCAAGCGCATCGTTGAAATGAAAGAGTTCGAACTGGCAAAAGACAAGATCATGATGGGCGCCGAGCGCAAGTCCATGGTCATGTCCGAGAAAGAGAAACAGAACACCGCTTATCACGAAGCCGGTCACGCTATCGTTGGTCGCGTCGTGCCTGAGCATGACCCGGTCTACAAAGTGTCGATCATCCCTCGTGGTCGGGCATTGGGTGTGACCATGTTCCTGCCGGAAGAGGACCGTTACAGCCTCTCCAAGCGCGCACTGATCAGCCAGATCTGCTCGCTGTACGGCGGTCGTATTGCTGAAGAAATGACCCTGGGCTTCGACGGTGTCACCACCGGCGCTTCCAACGACATCATGCGTGCCAGCCAGATTGCACGGAACATGGTGACCAAGTGGGGCTTGTCGGAAAAACTCGGTCCTTTGATGTATGCCGAGGAAGAAGGCGAAGTGTTCCTGGGTCGTGGCGGTGGCGGTCAAAGCGCCAGCTTCTCCGGTGAGACCGCCAAGCTGATCGACTCCGAAGTGCGCAGCATCATCGACCAGTGCTACGGCACGGCCAAGCAGATCCTCACGGACAACCGCGACAAGCTGGATGCCATGGCGGATGCGCTGATGAAGTACGAGACCATTGATGCCGACCAGATCGACGACATCATGGCCGGTCGCGCTCCACGTGAGCCTCGTGATTGGGAAGGTGGTTCGGGCACCTCTGGCACTCCGCCAGTGGTTCAGAACGAACGCCCTGAGACCCCGATCGGCGGCCCGGCAGCTGACGTCTAA
- the rlmE gene encoding 23S rRNA (uridine(2552)-2'-O)-methyltransferase RlmE — protein sequence MARSKTSLKWLQEHFNDPYVKKAQKDGYRSRASYKLLEIQDKDKLIRPGMSVIDLGAAPGGWSQVTSRLIGGQGRLIASDILEMDSIPDVTFVHGDFTQDAVLAQILEAVGNSQVDLVISDMAPNMSGLPAVDMPRAMFLCELALDLAGRVLRPGGDFLVKVFQGEGFDEYHKNIRKLFDKVQTRKPDSSRDRSREQYLLCRGFRGVEGAASEERF from the coding sequence GTGGCCCGTTCCAAAACCAGCCTTAAGTGGCTACAAGAACATTTCAACGATCCTTACGTCAAAAAGGCGCAGAAGGACGGCTACCGTTCCCGGGCCAGCTACAAGCTGCTGGAGATTCAGGACAAGGATAAGTTGATCCGCCCAGGCATGAGCGTTATCGATCTCGGTGCAGCCCCAGGTGGTTGGTCCCAGGTGACCAGTCGTCTGATTGGTGGGCAGGGCCGCTTGATCGCTTCCGACATCCTGGAAATGGACAGTATCCCGGATGTGACCTTTGTTCATGGTGACTTCACCCAGGATGCCGTGCTCGCTCAAATCCTCGAGGCTGTGGGAAATTCGCAGGTAGACCTTGTGATTTCCGACATGGCCCCCAATATGAGTGGATTACCGGCCGTCGATATGCCGCGCGCAATGTTCCTCTGTGAGCTGGCGTTGGATTTGGCGGGTCGGGTTCTGCGCCCAGGTGGTGATTTTCTGGTGAAGGTCTTCCAGGGTGAAGGCTTTGACGAGTACCACAAGAACATCCGCAAGCTGTTCGACAAGGTGCAAACGCGTAAGCCTGACTCTTCCCGGGACAGGTCTCGGGAGCAGTACCTGCTGTGCCGCGGCTTCCGCGGGGTGGAAGGCGCTGCGAGTGAAGAGCGTTTTTGA
- a CDS encoding YhbY family RNA-binding protein gives MPLTQEQKKQYKSIGHHLKPVLIVADNGLTEGVLAEFERALNDHELIKIKVNILDREARLAAIAELCKVGKADLVQVIGKMALLYRKNFSVNKQLSNVHRFK, from the coding sequence ATGCCGCTCACTCAAGAGCAGAAGAAACAGTACAAATCCATTGGCCACCATCTGAAACCAGTTCTGATTGTGGCAGATAACGGTTTGACTGAAGGTGTGTTAGCCGAATTCGAACGTGCGCTGAACGATCATGAACTGATCAAGATCAAGGTCAACATCCTTGACCGCGAAGCGCGCCTGGCTGCCATTGCAGAACTGTGCAAGGTAGGCAAAGCGGACCTGGTCCAGGTCATCGGCAAGATGGCGCTGCTGTATCGCAAGAACTTCAGCGTCAACAAGCAACTGTCGAACGTACATCGCTTCAAATGA
- the greA gene encoding transcription elongation factor GreA: MTKYPMTVQGFKALEEEHAHLTKVVRPKLSQDIGTARELGDLKENAEYHAAREQQGMVEARIRDIEGRLQNSVVIDVTTIPKTGKVIFGTTVEIANVETDESVVYHIVGEDEADFKLGKISVGSPLARALIAKEEGDVVSVKTPGGVTEYEIVEVRHI; encoded by the coding sequence ATGACCAAATACCCAATGACCGTCCAGGGCTTCAAGGCCCTGGAAGAGGAGCACGCCCACCTGACCAAGGTCGTACGTCCAAAGCTGAGCCAGGACATCGGTACGGCCCGCGAGCTGGGTGACTTGAAGGAAAACGCCGAATACCACGCTGCTCGCGAGCAGCAAGGTATGGTCGAGGCGCGGATCCGTGATATCGAAGGCCGCCTGCAGAACTCGGTGGTCATCGACGTGACGACCATTCCGAAGACCGGCAAGGTGATTTTCGGCACGACCGTGGAAATCGCCAACGTCGAGACGGACGAAAGCGTGGTCTACCACATCGTTGGTGAGGACGAAGCTGACTTCAAACTCGGCAAGATCTCTGTCGGTTCTCCGCTGGCCCGCGCCTTGATTGCCAAGGAAGAGGGTGATGTGGTGTCTGTCAAAACGCCTGGCGGCGTGACCGAGTACGAGATTGTTGAAGTTCGTCACATCTGA